A genomic segment from Nicotiana sylvestris chromosome 1, ASM39365v2, whole genome shotgun sequence encodes:
- the LOC104231503 gene encoding uncharacterized protein — translation MTKQNFTTIPVAPLPVPTACGNCGVEERCFLHHVRHRGIFRRLCTNCVLRLNTQSFCPTCLLVYDPSPPPSSSSNGLVSCHKCYSLSHNSCVGLNPPHPYVCSLCVNPNSPVFFLKKGKDVGVDNEDAMVIDKQAARVLLTAARIAAGTMNKAAVAAKVEAERRAKDAAFTRKRAREALDHVAYLDARDKMKKKDVLLRLPSNVNNRGSSNNNRCLSMVVAAVPLEEVHNVLNANAADRLDGSSEVLVALNAVDLKGQNPVPGLPNGSAMDVEMNRGAMVIPTTSAINHSGASGAEEDKSGELECSNGQREMVNKTEQDQDQHMVNPNAGKSNGSISHQ, via the coding sequence atgacaaaacaaaacttcACCACTATCCCCGTGGCCCCTCTCCCCGTTCCCACCGCATGCGGCAACTGCGGCGTCGAGGAACGGTGTTTTCTCCACCACGTCCGTCACCGAGGGATATTCCGGCGACTTTGCACTAACTGTGTTCTCAGACTTAACACTCAATCATTTTGCCCTACTTGCTTGCTCGTTTACGACCCTTCCCCTCCCCCTTCCTCTTCCTCAAACGGCCTCGTTTCATGCCACAAATGCTATTCACTCTCTCACAACTCCTGCGTGGGCCTCAACCCTCCTCACCCTTACGTTTGTTCCCTTTGTGTTAACCCTAATTCCCCTGTTTTTTTCCTCAAAAAGGGAAAAGATGTTGGTGTGGATAATGAGGATGCTATGGTTATTGATAAGCAGGCAGCTAGGGTTTTGTTAACGGCCGCGAGGATCGCCGCCGGGACTATGAATAAAGCTGCTGTGGCTGCTAAGGTGGAGGCGGAGAGGAGGGCGAAGGACGCTGCGTTTACTAGGAAACGAGCTAGAGAGGCTTTAGATCATGTTGCTTACCTTGATGCTAGGgataaaatgaagaagaaggatgtttTATTGCGGTTGCCTTCGAATGTGAACAACAGAGGCAGTAGTAATAATAATCGATGCCTTAGTATGGTTGTAGCTGCTGTGCCATTGGAGGAGGTGCATAATGTCCTGAATGCAAATGCAGCAGATAGGTTGGATGGTTCTTCTGAGGTTTTGGTAGCTTTGAATGCTGTGGACTTGAAAGGGCAGAATCCAGTCCCAGGGTTGCCTAATGGGTCTGCAATGGATGTGGAGATGAACAGGGGTGCAATGGTGATCCCTACTACATCTGCTATTAATCATAGCGGTGCTTCTGGAGCTGAGGAGGACAAGTCTGGGGAACTGGAGTGTTCGAATGGCCAAAGGGAGATGGTAAACAAGACCGAACAGGATCAAGATCAGCATATGGTAAATCCCAATGCTGGGAAATCGAATGGTAGTATCTCGCATCAATAA
- the LOC104231502 gene encoding pentatricopeptide repeat-containing protein At1g63330-like, whose translation MVIKLSTLKLTKKIPNWVCSKPSLSSLSGACRIQIIPETNQPSTPSSDFDTKIQVLKNKLHPETLATVLDSTTDLDSSLKLFKWASLQKKFHHSADTYFQLILKLGMAGKIDEIEGFCNEMVKEKFPNYEQVLVALLDAFVRNSRLSEALCVFSCINLSSLKLSISEFNQLLVALIKENKEFKDVLFVYKEIVKAGIGPNIDTLNYLIEALFAANRVDAALEQYKRLHKKGCNPNGRTFQIIIGELVARGRVDEALVILDDMFSVRCEPDYSGFYAHIIPLFCEMNKLDVVMRLFSMMRESKVLPDTPTYGAMIKCLCENLLVVDAVKLVDEMVYSDVRPDDDVFMRIIDGLCELNMLSEAKEFLNDKEVASVLPYNALLEAFLNDGTFSIAEDLFDEMFERNITDHRSWNIMIRYMCDNEKLKDALKYLARMTVSSVSPDSSTYSALIIGNCKLGECEDALALFHQFRAKAGLIDLVSYAQLIECLCHKEKIQEAAEIFCFMSTKRYALQSSSFDKLMKGLCTSGYAGQAIKLLPLAYYSGTLSSTAAYNSILQGLFSLGRASDLFVVLSRMIVNGCTLDGETYCILIRGMTSLGSVEKSALFLDSMLRRGLSPDSETLAELLEYLVKNAQVHMILSSIDKLVSESEVVDSAMYNMLINALLKEGYKNKASFLLELMLDKGWVPDSSTHALLVGSSVQDEIDAKKPSHDNLITQDTVGYILAEGLGNSDGPDCRP comes from the coding sequence ATGGTGATAAAGCTCTCAACTTTAAAGCTTACCAAGAAAATCCCCAACTGGGTTTGTTCAAAACCCTCTCTTTCTTCACTTTCTGGTGCTTGTAGAATCCAAATCATCCCTGAAACCAATCAGCCCTCTACCCCTTCTTCTGACTTCGACACAAAGATTCAAGTTTTAAAGAATAAGCTTCACCCTGAAACTTTAGCCACCGTTCTCGATTCCACAACTGATTTGGATTCTTCATTGAAGCTATTCAAATGGGCTTCCCTTCAAAAAAAGTTTCATCACTCTGCTGATACTTATTTTCAATTAATCTTGAAGCTAGGTATGGCTGGAAAAATAGATGAAATTGAAGGATTTTGTAATGAGATGGTAAAGGAGAAATTCCCAAATTATGAACAGGTTCTTGTGGCTTTGTTAGATGCATTTGTTAGAAATAGTAGGCTTAGTGAGGCTTTGTGTGTTTTTTCTTGTATAAATTTGAGTAGCTTAAAGCTCTCTATATCTGAATTTAATCAATTATTAGTTGCACTTATCAAGGAAAATAAAGAATTTAAGGATGTATTATTCGTGTATAAGGAGATTGTGAAAGCTGGAATTGGTCCCAATATTGATACACTTAATTATTTGATAGAAGCTTTGTTTGCTGCCAATCGTGTTGATGCTGCATTGGAACAATACAAACGACTTCATAAgaaaggttgtaatcccaatgggAGGACTTTTCAGATAATTATTGGTGAACTTGTTGCAAGGGGTAGAGTGGATGAGGCACTTGTAATTTTAGATGATATGTTTAGCGTACGGTGTGAACCGGATTATTCTGGATTTTATGCTCATATAATTCCTTTATTTTGTGAGATGAATAAATTAGATGTAGTGATGAGGTTGTTCTCTATGATGAGAGAATCTAAGGTTCTTCCTGATACACCAACTTATGGAGCAATGATAAAGTGTTTGTGCGAGAATCTTCTCGTGGTTGATGCTGTAAAACTTGTAGATGAAATGGTGTATAGTGATGTTAGGCCAGATGATGATGTATTCATGAGAATAATAGATGGATTATGTGAATTGAATATGTTGAGTGAAGCTAAGGAGTTTTTGAATGACAAAGAAGTTGCAAGTGTACTGCCTTACAATGCACTTCTTGAAGCTTTTCTAAATGATGGCACCTTTAGTATAGCCGAAGATCTGTTTGATGAAATGTTTGAGAGAAACATCACAGATCATCGTTCTTGGAATATCATGATTCGGTACATGTGTGATAATGAAAAGCTGAAAGATGCTTTGAAATATCTTGCTAGAATGACTGTTTCCTCCGTTAGCCCTGATTCGTCTACATATTCTGCTCTCATCATTGGCAACTGTAAATTAGGTGAATGTGAGGATGCCTTGGCTTTGTTTCATCAATTTAGGGCCAAAGCTGGGTTAATAGATTTGGTATCATATGCTCAACTTATTGAATGTCTTTGCCACAAGGAAAAGATTCAGGAAGCTGCTGAAATATTTTGCTTCATGTCAACAAAGAGATACGCTCTTCAGTCCAGTTCGTTTGACAAGCTTATGAAGGGACTTTGTACTAGTGGCTATGCTGGTCAAGCAATCAAATTGCTACCACTTGCATATTATTCTGGTACGTTGTCTTCTACTGCTGCTTACAACAGCATATTGCAAGGCCTATTCAGTTTAGGCAGAGCAAGTGATCTCTTTGTAGTGCTCTCGAGAATGATTGTAAATGGTTGTACCCTGGATGGTGAAACATATTGCATTCTTATTCGGGGCATGACTTCGCTTGGGAGTGTAGAGAAGTCTGCCCTGTTCTTGGATTCAATGCTTCGGCGGGGTCTATCACCAGATTCAGAAACACTTGCTGAACTTCTGGAATATCTAGTGAAAAACGCTCAGGTCCACATGATACTTTCTTCAATAGATAAGCTCGTCTCAGAATCTGAAGTTGTTGATTCAGCTATGTACAACATGCTGATAAATGCTCTCTTGAAAGAGGGATACAAAAACAAGGCCTCTTTCTTACTGGAGTTGATGTTGGATAAGGGATGGGTCCCTGATTCTAGTACTCACGCTTTATTAGTCGGTTCCAGCGTGCAAGATGAAATAGATGCCAAAAAGCCTTCCCATGACAATTTGATCACACAGGATACTGTTGGCTATATACTTGCTGAAGGTCTGGGGAATTCAGATGGACCTGACTGCAGACCATAA
- the LOC104231501 gene encoding uncharacterized protein: protein MGGAGGNGNGGGGGPQQSGTAESQYSTARISVWWDIENCQVPRGSDPHAIAQNISSALVNMNYCGPVSISAYGDTTKISPSVQQALNSTGIALNHVPAGVKDASDKKILVDMLFWAVDNPAPANYLLISGDRDFSNALHQLRMRRYNILLAQPQKASVPLVAAAKTVWLWTSLSAGGPPLTNSESSQLVNSSYGSLATSDALSTSSSDSNLISQAVDTFHESPQVKFNNGGRGTDNKQKGRPVRKSVNQPNISRTSSTMSGTQENRSAANFHQPGYGYPKQFNDSVELPGAHNSRTPFSGPISASSGGPGNLEPSWTNGNNSQSSYQNNYPPVRPNNLPASPVIPPGNFLPPNSHVHHSQPMPPRSDAQGFSSGLQIPMPDVGKLKISENSNNGHNRPFSQSWNGELRQPPQIDNSYTNINGPQKGNNLQKKAPFYLEKEVNRYTHPSPEIPPPPSSLTNSSNGPLNGVWGAPGCPKPSEYVQGLIGVILLALNTLKNEKIMPTEANIADCIKYGDPKHRNTDVKKALASAVEQQLVVTKKTGAWQLYVGKNENIWKCVNPISCNLKQYPKEAWDDLQKFLSSSAGRAAISSTQCRFEAATVIKKMCLKELALGEILQILHMVINMKKWLVQHQSGWQPIKITLAEIVPDSGVLAAT from the exons ATGGGCGGTGCCGGCGGGAACGGGAACGGCGGAGGGGGAGGGCCGCAACAGTCGGGTACGGCGGAGTCACAGTACTCAACGGCGAGGATTTCGGTGTGGTGGGATATAGAAAACTGTCAAGTACCTAGAGGATCTGATCCTCACGCGATTGCTCAGAATATAAGTTCTGCTCTTGTGAATATGAACTATTGTGGACCCGTTTCAATTTCTGCTTACGGCGATACTACTAAGATCTCTCCTTCTGTTCAGCAGGCGCTTAATAGTACTGGAATCGCCCTTAATCATGTACCTGCAG GTGTCAAAGATGCAAGTGATAAAAAAATTCTTGTGGACATGTTATTTTGGGCAGTTGACAATCCTGCACCTGCTAATTATTTGTTGATTTCGGGAGATCGTGACTTTTCAAACGCACTTCATCAATTACGCATGCGCAGATATAATATTCTTCTAGCACAACCTCAAAAAGCATCCGTGCCACTTGTTGCTGCTGCGAAGACTGTATGGCTCTGGACAAGCCTTTCAGCTGGAGGACCGCCTTTGACAAATAGTGAATCAAGTCAACTTGTAAATAGCAGTTACGGTTCTTTAGCCACTTCAGACGCATTATCTACGTCATCTAGTGATTCCAATCTGATAAGCCAGGCTGTTGATACTTTCCATGAAAGCCCACAAGTGAAGTTTAACAATGGGGGAAGGGGTACCGATAATAAACAAAAGGGTAGACCAGTTCGTAAAAGTGTGAATCAACCCAATATATCACGAACTTCATCTACAATGTCCGGCACACAAGAAAATCGTAGTGCTGCAAACTTCCATCAACCAGGATATGGGTATCCTAAGCAGTTCAATGATTCAGTGGAGTTGCCTGGAGCTCATAATTCAAGGACTCCGTTCAGTGGGCCCATATCTGCGTCGAGCGGTGGTCCTGGTAATCTCGAGCCTTCCTGGACAAATGGAAACAACTCACAGAGCAGTTATCAAAATAATTATCCTCCAGTAAGGCCAAACAACCTCCCAGCATCACCGGTAATTCCACCTGGTAATTTCTTACCACCTAATTCGCATGTGCATCATTCTCAACCAATGCCTCCTAGGTCTGATGCACAAGGCTTCTCCTCAGGCCTTCAAATACCTATGCCTGATGTGGGTAAGCTAAAAATCAGTGAAAACTCCAACAATGGTCATAATCGTCCTTTTTCTCAATCGTGGAATGGAGAATTGAGACAACCTCCTCAGATTGATAATTCTTATACTAACATAAATGGGCCTCAGAAAGGAAACAATTTGCAGAAGAAAGCACCATTTTACCTTGAAAAAGAGGTCAACAGGTATACACATCCCAGCCCTGAGATTCCACCACCACCATCATCTTTAACAAATAGCAGTAATGGACCGCTCAACGGTGTGTGGGGAGCTCCAGGATGCCCAAAACCTTCTGAGTATGTTCAAGGTCTTATTGGAGTCATTTTACTTGCATTGAACACCCTAAAAAATGAGAAGATTATGCCTACTGAAGCAAACATTGCAGATTGCATCAAATATGGAGATCCAAAACACCGCAATACTGATGTTAAGAAGGCTCTTGCAAGCGCAGTTGAACAACAGCTGGTAGTAACAAAGAAAACAGGTGCTTGGCAATTATATGTTGGTAAAAATGAGAACATATGGAAGTGTGTGAACCCTATTAGTTGTAATCTGAAACAATATCCCAAAGAAGCATGGGATGACCTTCAGAAATTTCTATCATCTTCTGCTGGAAGAGCCGCCATAAGCTCTACTCAGTGCAG GTTTGAAGCAGCTACAGTTATTAAGAAAATGTGCTTAAAGGAGCTTGCTTTAGGCGAAATACTTCAGATCTTGCATATGGTTATAAACATGAAGAAATGGCTTGTACAACATCAATCCGGGTGGCAACCAATTAAGATTACTCTAGCAGAGATCGTCCCCGACTCGGGGGTCTTAGCTGCGACATAA